Proteins encoded in a region of the Campylobacter geochelonis genome:
- a CDS encoding glycine zipper 2TM domain-containing protein: MKKVALLLVCVSSFLLAKSTVIIDVDESRPIYEIKKVVEQVKKCDDNSATDNIIGTVVGAVGGGVLGNKIGGGTGKTMATIAGSVLGGYAGNKVEGSIKKDSGCYYVNETKEQKVLVGYKNIGYYKGKQYSKITEAKQNKIKIQAD, translated from the coding sequence ATGAAAAAAGTAGCTTTGTTATTAGTATGTGTAAGCAGTTTTTTGCTAGCTAAAAGCACTGTTATAATCGATGTTGATGAGAGTAGGCCTATCTATGAGATAAAAAAAGTAGTCGAACAAGTAAAAAAATGCGATGATAACAGCGCTACAGATAACATCATCGGAACTGTTGTTGGAGCTGTTGGCGGTGGAGTACTTGGAAATAAAATAGGTGGCGGAACTGGAAAAACGATGGCTACGATAGCTGGAAGTGTGCTTGGCGGATATGCAGGAAACAAAGTAGAAGGCTCTATAAAAAAAGATAGTGGTTGTTACTATGTAAATGAAACAAAAGAGCAAAAAGTCTTAGTTGGATATAAAAATATTGGCTATTATAAAGGCAAGCAATACTCAAAAATCACAGAAGCAAAACAAAATAAAATCAAAATTCAAGCAGATTAA
- a CDS encoding OmpP1/FadL family transporter: MNLKKLSIIPFIAISSYASGFKIPEQSANSVALAAANIATSFSADAAYYNPANIVFLDPRHHSTFSLSHLRMSKLHFRNHSDKFSSDYNYDTSSKKGDFIIPTFHFVAPFIDDNFRFSLSVVAPAGTSMKWEDTYPRALSKLFELEVLEISPSIAYLVNEDLAVAVGVRGVYSKGKAKNEVDDAQLQTPMGNIAPGLKAHRELEGDSIDFGYNLALTYKPTSDLSLAATYRSKVNMTLKGNADIQYSIGGKMQDQYNGDVSINVPLPAILTLAASYEYSDFTFMFAYDRTYWSSLKEFDFEYSRPVANLFDKPVEKDWIDTNTYRIAVAYDYSKDLRLMAGFAIDEASTHNDKIKFELPDTKSYVYSVGASYKINENFDISGGFLYQDRQKREVKSGDTTSFNNVVGEFDRAAIMITNLSLNYRF, translated from the coding sequence ATGAATTTAAAAAAACTATCTATAATCCCGTTTATTGCGATAAGTAGTTATGCTTCTGGGTTTAAAATTCCAGAACAAAGTGCAAATAGCGTTGCGCTAGCAGCCGCAAACATCGCAACTAGTTTTAGCGCAGATGCTGCTTACTACAACCCTGCAAACATCGTATTTTTAGACCCGAGGCACCATTCGACTTTTTCTCTTTCTCATCTTAGAATGAGTAAACTGCATTTTAGAAACCACTCAGATAAATTTAGTAGCGATTACAACTATGATACATCGTCTAAAAAAGGCGATTTTATCATACCAACGTTTCATTTTGTAGCACCTTTTATAGATGATAACTTTAGATTTTCACTAAGCGTTGTAGCTCCAGCTGGAACATCGATGAAGTGGGAAGATACCTATCCAAGAGCGCTTTCAAAGCTTTTTGAGCTTGAAGTTTTAGAAATATCTCCAAGCATAGCTTATCTTGTTAACGAAGATTTAGCTGTTGCTGTAGGTGTAAGAGGAGTTTACTCAAAAGGAAAAGCTAAAAACGAAGTCGATGACGCACAGCTTCAAACTCCTATGGGAAACATAGCACCAGGTCTTAAAGCCCACAGAGAGCTTGAGGGCGATAGCATAGATTTTGGTTATAACTTAGCTTTAACTTATAAACCAACAAGCGATTTATCTTTGGCTGCAACATACAGATCAAAAGTTAATATGACTTTAAAAGGCAACGCAGATATACAATACTCCATAGGCGGAAAAATGCAAGATCAATACAATGGCGATGTTAGCATAAATGTGCCTTTGCCTGCGATCTTAACCTTGGCTGCTTCATATGAGTATAGCGACTTTACATTTATGTTTGCGTACGATAGAACGTATTGGTCAAGTCTGAAGGAATTTGACTTTGAGTATTCAAGACCTGTTGCTAACTTATTTGACAAACCAGTTGAAAAAGACTGGATAGATACAAATACATATAGAATAGCCGTTGCGTATGATTACAGTAAAGACTTGCGTTTGATGGCTGGTTTTGCTATAGATGAAGCATCAACCCACAACGATAAGATTAAATTTGAGCTTCCAGATACGAAGTCATATGTCTACTCTGTGGGCGCTAGCTATAAAATCAACGAAAATTTTGATATAAGTGGTGGTTTTTTATACCAAGATCGTCAAAAAAGAGAGGTTAAATCTGGCGATACAACATCGTTTAACAACGTAGTTGGCGAGTTTGATAGAGCTGCGATAATGATAACAAACCTTAGTTTAAACTATAGGTTTTAA